The DNA region TCCAGTACTCATAATAAAgatcattaaaataatcaatattattattttgtactttatcaatgatattttCAAGTTCAGTAAATATTAgtgcaaaaaatttttcataacttatatgtgataaatttttattatattttttattatgtttatcaatgatattatttaaactgcTTGTTGGATAGTcgtttgataaattaacaccAACACCTATaacaccatcaacatcatcatcattaaacaaacaataataaaataataatattgttgaaaaataattaccaataTTGCAAATTGCTTTTTTAGATTCAATCAATGTTGTAACAACAAGTCCACCAAGTTTAATTTGATTACCAGCATAAATATCATTTGGCCATTTTATTCGTAAATcaatattctaaaaaataataatttccatattaaaaactaatgtttaaatagaaaaataaattatgtttacCTCATAACCAGGTAGCGTTTTAACTGCTGATATAATTGCAACAGAAactaaattttgtaatattggTAAATGACAGCCAATGTAAGAATTAATTGGTATATGAATTTGAATTGTAAACATTGCACAACCAATTGGACTTaaccatatattttttcctctaCCTTGTCCTTGAGTTTGTCGTCGTGGAATAACAACAAGACCATGTTCAAGTTGACAACCATTAACAACATCCATTGATGATGTCATGATATTTGCATAAATAACAAGTCTACCAAgttcttttgtttttaaattttcaaaataatcaattgttgaaaaattatcaggacattgatgtatcattattggtaatatatttgatgaagccttgattattttatcattaccagaacaaaattgtaattgtaattttttcatttgaagtatattattatctttaattttattttttaaattatcaagcattcttaatttaaattcatgtcTACCAAGAAAAAACCCCGATTCAAATATTGGCtcttcatgtaaatttttattaacatccATTGATAAATGAACAGATAATAAATCACTTAAAATTTCAAGTCTTGCTGTATTACTTTGTTTAAgtgtttgatattttatttcttcacattCATATTGTGATGGATCAGCTTCAAGATGAATTTgtgaaaatacaattttaccACCACTATTTGATAAATCAGCTAATACAATACTTGGTGTATGCCATGTTTCTTCTGTTCCCAATACttcaatatgaaaattatgtattttaccatttttatcACGTAAATTTTCTGATACtggtatatttgttttttcttttggtaATTTTTGTATCTTATAATCTTCTTGATCTTGTGAAAATGATCGCAATTTTGTTGGTGATGCttgataacaaaatatatgatGCATTAATTGTACATTTTTCCATTTACCATATGAAAATCTAACAAGTTCATGTTCACGTACTTCAGCTGTTTTAAATGatggtaaaatatattttaatgcatCTGAACATAATGTCAATATTTTACCaccttttattatatattcaattatttgatttgCAATTTCACCATCAACATTACcacatattattaataaatttgtttgatcaatccatatatcttttttagcatcatttgatgataattcataaattgtatatttatccatatttaatgataattcaagtactttttttatattttctttggcaATTGTATTATCAGcgtaaattaaaacatttggtggttttattgttttatcaaatgaatcaaattttttatctttcaatattgataattgttttcTTGGAGGTTTTTGTGGTGTAGCTgtgtttgatgaatttttatttttttgtgatgatgatggtgttgttggtggtggtatTGATGGTTCATCAATTTTACAACATTGTTTCTTCATCAAAACTAATTAATGTAATACTATCATGATTGATTACATGATTGATCAagttcatcatcaatataatcATGGatgtatctatttttaaaacaacagGCTGTTGAAGACTAACAAGTTGACAACCTGGATGAATAATAATACCTGGTAGTGTATCAATCTCAAAAGACGTTCCATTTTGAGCAACATGTCTAGCAGTACTGCTAaatattttaagtttattAATATGCTCTTGCCATTGTGCTTTACCAACTAATCTTTTATCACAAAGAACAATTGATTTTCCAATATTATAACTACATGGTTTACCTGTTATAGTTACTGATTCAATTCTTTTAAGTATCATTccattattaatataacattGATTTTGCATAAGTGCTATTGAAAGCTTTATCAAATGATCAATATcagtttcaattattatagCAAACACCTTGTCAACTGTCCATGCTACTGCATGACCATAATTTTCTAACTttgttaattcaaaaaatgcatttggacaataattttcaatatctgCCTCAATTAGTACATGCATTTTTGTATCATCTAATATTTTTGGCTGTTCAATTGTTTTACTGATGTTCATGTAAAGAGGAAAATTCCATTGACCTGGTACATATAACAGCCATTCattaacatcaattttttgctattaaattaatacaaaaaaaaaattataattattatgagattaaagttgtattatatttgatttttttaataatcacatACCAATGGATATATTGTGCATAGCCTTTTGTCTCCTTGACACCAAAGAAGGTCACCAAGTTTTGCAATACTCTTATTACTGCATAAATGAGAGCTGAGTAAATCATCATGATTAtctgattttttatcatctttttctaagaaaaataaatcaatttaattaaattatatagtatacttgttatataataaaataaattaccatctTTTATAAAATCTGGTGGTTTTATGTGAAACATTATTGATGGTTTTGTTGTATCTAATCCAATATTTAGAACAGCTGTAAAACGAGCTTTCAATGATGACAGCTTCCATGCTTGTACCCAAGTTGATACCATGTAGAATACTGTTAACAacatattgttaataataatttagctatttttatatttattttgattttacaagTTTGAcagacaatttattaataattgtctttaaatgatattttttagtataaccaaaattattgattagcATTTTCCAtagttaataaattagtttttatgTGTTAAAGCAGTGAGATGATCATATTATTATGCCAATATATTTTTGCACTTTGATTGTTGTACTttgcatatatttttacagCTATATTCATGAAACGTTAcacctaaaaatataaaaaatttatttttgtttttatatattacatttgaattaaaggaaatagtatttttttagttaattattatgtGTACTATAGGTGTGTTTTTATAGATTGtgtgttggaaaaaaatatagatattatttacTCAATTATTACATACATGTGGAGCAAACAGTGcatattatgaattattatgatgaatcTGTTAAAGTTGATGATTAAATATGTGATAATTATACAAGTGCATTCACTtttttatgcattttttttatgtaaacatAATGCAATTTTATAGATAAGGTCTAGGATGATACAGATAAGtctgatgttttttttactgattatTTACGGAATTTTTACCGGGAGTAAtttttagctaaaaaaaaaaaacagatctGCGCACttttaccaacaaaaaaaaattccctaaaaTTCTTGGAAAGAGAAAAGTGAAAATTAGCTAAgaaaatatgcaaaaattttaatgaataaaaatctggaatttaatttcttttgaaatGGAAATTAATCATATTcactcagtttttttttttttggtaattcaccaataaattcataattttattaatttaatttttcaagatgaaatatatatatataattattaattaatacgtattttttacaagataaataaaaattgcataaatttatcatcagaataattttgttttttcttttttttataacatcagcattaaaataataatatgttacTTTCGATATAACTACAATTGAAcatacttattaaaaaaaaaaaaaaataataattatgagtttaatttattcagtCTAGATTTATTACCTACTTGtaaatgcattttaatttaataataatttataacttatgACTGACACTGATCgaaatataacaatataataataataataataatattaactataatttaaaatttttcttttcataagattaaattgttttttttttcttttctaaacATATATTGTATGCACTTACTTattctataataattaatgtatatAACACAATtcttacatattattataataataatccatcCAACAAACAATCATTTTACATTCATCTAATgccaattgaaattaaattacaattgcgccattcattattatttttattaaaaattaatttggtcAAACGTTCACtggtattttaaaatcattaattcttttttttttttttttaatcattcatCGCATCATAATTAatcaacataaattatttttaatttaaacaccTTTTTAACAATAGTAAaggtgaaaatgaaaatattttttattttctactcgCTGAACGTAATACCAGTCCTTGTGgaatttttatagaatttttttttttttctcacaagtGCAAATACGTCGTACTCAcggaaatttatatatgcaaaacagataaatagaaattgaacaaataattattttcttaaactattattatcattattattttcaatgccTCAGTTggcttttatatttacaaaatatttcaatgcaatgaattgtattttttttttttcgtttttcatttttctcgtttaaataatttcgctGAATATATCACTGAATGGcagtgaaatttttaaataaataaatataaccggttttttttttaacttttctaaattttttttttgcaagctcAGCATACTTGTAGCAATATTTAGAACGACAGAGATTACAATTAAGTAGAAgagctatttatttttttctatctcgaaaaactaattttgattaaaagaaaagtaaaaaaaaaatttaacaacaacatcCTGATAGCAAAATAAaccataaaaacaaaatatagataaaatatatattatggaagaaaaaaaatgcatattattgcaacattaattattataattttttttgttttaaaactttttctattatatgtATCACTACGCTTAGGCAATAATATTTAGATTGGTCCAATATTAATGGTgccagtatatatatttataccatttcatatttttgtcattaataatttcatcgCATTTGgccaatatattattatttattcaaatgaatattCTAGATTTACactgatatatatttagtcAAGCATTTACGCTTAATATATAGTCTCGTAGTATAATTTTCGTTTTTCCTTAGCTTATACTAACTACTATCATTACTTGTCAAAATATGTATTACAGCCATTCGTACTCGTCGTTATAAAAACGCGTAGTATTTCaagattcaatttatttatttaaaaaataacttattAGTGTCATGCAttgaataacaaaaagaaataatctcttcgttattttattctttctctttatcaaatggaaaaacaCGCATATACATAAAGTAtattatgtacatatatatttcacgtatctaaaaaaaaaaaaaaatacaaaataaactaCTACTTGTAATGATTGGACGTGTAAGTATCTCAAATGAATCTTGGTAGACCATTGCTAGATCTGTGATAAACATATGATGGTGGTGGACGTCCAGAAAAATGTCTTGAACGTTGATGAGGTTGTAATAGTGGATGATGAGGTCCAATACTACCAACATTACCACTACCATTATTACCATTAACATGCTGAAGAAGATGTGATGTACCATCACCAAGATCTAATTCAAGTTCTTGTTGTTCAACAAGTTGAAGTGCACCAAATGATGCTGTTGCCATTGCAACATCTGGCATTATTCCAGACAAATGACTTTCACCACAAGAATTATTATCTTGTTCCtgattaattcattaaatatttattaacaaaaatattttatatataaaataaataacaatagtaTTACCTCATCTGGAAGCCTGTAATTATCACTGCCTTCAGTAACCACAGCTGGTAGCTCATGTCGAAGACCATAGGACGAATTTGTTCTTGAAAATGTCATATTTCTACTGTAACAAACTGGAACTGTTGCATTTGTGTTGACATTAATATTTGCTGTGTTTATTGCTTCCATATTTTCAATACTATTTATGTTTTCTTCATGATCAGCATTTCCATAACACGCAgcattctatatttttttttttaaaatataattatatttataaaaacattgtattggttttattatataataaatagattgtattataaaaagataataattgtaatgaaTTATCATGATAACTTGAGACAAGGCCTGTGGCTTTTATTGATGGCctcaattttaaatcaacataCAGACCATGTAAATGGATATATAGAGTCatcaaaaatcatcaatttatcTTTAAACATTGTATACACAAATGCACATAATCAATGAGATTATGTTATCATTGAAGTAatgaacagaaaaaaaattcaaaatcatatcaatttaaacaaagatAGTCTAATGCttgttgacaaaaataaaaagaaaaagaaatcaattaataattaaaaataatgatacaataataataagatttATGATAGGgattttatttgcaaattaaACAAGTAGGtcgatgaaataaaaattccattgaatttaatttatattgaatgggggaaaaaaataaagggttCAAAGTCAAGCGACAACTAAACAGAGTCTCAGTTGTCATTTTAACACTGGCAAACTCGTAACACACTTCTCTCACTCActgcaaaattaaataataaaaaaaatatattttcaacacttTGAGTATATTCTATTTTAAGCAGGCAATATTATTCAACAGGCTTTTAAGTTAAAGCCAATTATATAAAagactttaaatattttttttttttttcattcattattttgGTAAGTCAagtagaataatttatttctgttttttattttttaatttaaaaacaaatatagtatatttaaattaaataatttcgaaatgtaatatatttaaattaaataatttcgaaatataatatatttaaattaaataatttcgaaatataattaattatatttgaattatttatttttttatatcaatttatttatattaataaaaattaatgggggaaaaaaatatatatatatattgatagcatgattaattcatcaaatagTTTATTAACTTCAACTCAAGGTCACTGGAATGCAGTATACATTGCGTTAAAGATAAATTACCGTTCAACTGAAtgctgctattttttttttgtaaaataaaaaattaaaccagtttaatagtaatttaatGTTCAAAGACCTATCgtaaagttatatatttacaaataataaaagcttcctgttttttattttaaaatatgtatatatttttttgaactttaattttaaataaattaaaaaatacttgaacaaCGACTTGTTATGTAATGatgttaat from Aphidius gifuensis isolate YNYX2018 linkage group LG5, ASM1490517v1, whole genome shotgun sequence includes:
- the LOC122856527 gene encoding biotin--protein ligase — translated: MLLTVFYMVSTWVQAWKLSSLKARFTAVLNIGLDTTKPSIMFHIKPPDFIKDEKDDKKSDNHDDLLSSHLCSNKSIAKLGDLLWCQGDKRLCTIYPLQKIDVNEWLLYVPGQWNFPLYMNISKTIEQPKILDDTKMHVLIEADIENYCPNAFFELTKLENYGHAVAWTVDKVFAIIIETDIDHLIKLSIALMQNQCYINNGMILKRIESVTITGKPCSYNIGKSIVLCDKRLVGKAQWQEHINKLKIFSSTARHVAQNGTSFEIDTLPGIIIHPGCQLVSLQQPVVLKIDTSMIILMMNLINHKQCCKIDEPSIPPPTTPSSSQKNKNSSNTATPQKPPRKQLSILKDKKFDSFDKTIKPPNVLIYADNTIAKENIKKVLELSLNMDKYTIYELSSNDAKKDIWIDQTNLLIICGNVDGEIANQIIEYIIKGGKILTLCSDALKYILPSFKTAEVREHELVRFSYGKWKNVQLMHHIFCYQASPTKLRSFSQDQEDYKIQKLPKEKTNIPVSENLRDKNGKIHNFHIEVLGTEETWHTPSIVLADLSNSGGKIVFSQIHLEADPSQYECEEIKYQTLKQSNTARLEILSDLLSVHLSMDVNKNLHEEPIFESGFFLGRHEFKLRMLDNLKNKIKDNNILQMKKLQLQFCSGNDKIIKASSNILPIMIHQCPDNFSTIDYFENLKTKELGRLVIYANIMTSSMDVVNGCQLEHGLVVIPRRQTQGQGRGKNIWLSPIGCAMFTIQIHIPINSYIGCHLPILQNLVSVAIISAVKTLPGYENIDLRIKWPNDIYAGNQIKLGGLVVTTLIESKKAICNIGVGVNLSNDYPTSSLNNIIDKHNKKYNKNLSHISYEKFFALIFTELENIIDKVQNNNIDYFNDLYYEYWIHTDADISVVSKNGDIENVKIRGIDDFGFLQVEKNNGTIMTVHPDGNSFDIIKGLIVPSMER